The following proteins are co-located in the Pomacea canaliculata isolate SZHN2017 linkage group LG8, ASM307304v1, whole genome shotgun sequence genome:
- the LOC112571345 gene encoding LOW QUALITY PROTEIN: UTP--glucose-1-phosphate uridylyltransferase-like (The sequence of the model RefSeq protein was modified relative to this genomic sequence to represent the inferred CDS: inserted 2 bases in 1 codon) has product MELLVTQLLQDTFVKGHRRTPSDIEFRELTRRDAQSAMNKELTKLLATVQPGLQEKTRKEFDNFETLFGRFLRESGTALQWDKLKLLSDEAVKSYKNLPVPAESHAKHLLSKLVVIKLNGGLGTSMGCTGPKSAICVRNELTFLDLNVQQIEHLNKVYGVDVPLVLMNSFNTDEDTQKLLRKYSQIKVSIHTFNQSRYPRINRESLLPIPLSFGPESVEGWYPPGHGDVYQSFYNSGLLQEFIRQGKEYVFVSNIDNMGATVDLNILNFLLNKSNGPAPEFVMEVTDKTRADVKGGTLVEYEGKLRLLEIAQVPKNYVDEFKSVSKFKIFNTNNLWVSLGAIKRVVEEATLHMEIIVNPKTLDNGLNVIQLETAVGAAIKSFDGALGINVPRVDFXACETTSDLLVIMSNLYTLRTGALEMSPKRAFPTVPLVKLGTHFNKVKDFLSRFASIPDVLELDHLTVSGDVTFGKEVILRGTVIIIANHGERIDIPPGAILENKIVSGNLRILDH; this is encoded by the exons gacactTTCGTGAAAGGACATCGACGCACACCCAGTGACATTGAGTTCCGGGAGTTAACACGACGAGATGCCCAGTCTGCTATGAACAAAGAGTTGACCAAACTCCTGGCAACAGTTCAACCTGGCCTTCAAGAG aaaACAAGGAAGGAGTTTGACAATTTTGAAACCCTTTTTGGTCGCTTTCTTCGTGAATCAGGCACAGCTTTACAGTGGGATAAACTAAAACTTTTGTCTGATGAAGCT GTCAAGTCATACAAAAACCTTCCTGTTCCTGCAGAGTCTCATGCCAAACATCTTCTGTCCAAACTGGTTGTGATTAAGCTTAATGGTGGCCTGGGCACTAGCATGGGCTGTACAGGCCCTAAGAGTGCCATCTGTGTGCGCAATGAGCTTACCTTCCTTGACCTTAATGTGCAGCAAATTGAG CACTTGAACAAAGTATATGGTGTAGACGTACCACTGGTGTTGATGAATTCTTTTAACACAGATGAAGACACCCAAAAGCTGCTGCGCAAATACAGTCAGATCAAAGTCTCCATTCACACCTTCAACCAGAGCAG GTATCCCAGGATCAACAGAGAGTCACTGTTGCCCATTCCTTTAAGTTTTGGACCTGAAAGTGTAGAAGG CTGGTATCCCCCAGGTCATGGTGACGTTTATCAGAGCTTCTACAACTCAGGGCTTTTGCAGGAGTTCATCAGACAGGGGAAGGAGTATGTCTTCGTCTCGAACATTGACAACATGGGGGCCACTGTTGACCTCA ATATtctaaactttcttttaaacaagAGCAATGGACCTGCCCCAGAATTTGTCATGGAGGTTACAGACAAGACACGGGCTGATGTCAAG GGTGGTACACTAGTTGAATATGAAGGAAAACTGAGACTTCTTGAAATTGCCCAAGTTCCAAAAAATTATGTTGACGAATTCAAGAGTGTGAGCAAGTTTAA GATTTTCAACACCAACAACTTGTGGGTGAGTCTAGGTGCAATTAAGAGAGTTGTGGAGGAGGCGACTCTGCATATGGAAATTATTGTTAACCCTAAG ACCTTGGATAATGGCTTGAATGTGATTCAGTTGGAAACTGCTGTTGGTGCTGCAATCAAGAGCTTTGATGGTGCTTTGG GTATAAATGTACCAAGAGTAGATTT TGCCTGTGAAACAACCTCAGATCTGCTCGTAATCATGAGCAACCTGTACACTCTTCGCACTGGAGCTTTGGAAATGTCACCAAAAAGAGCCTTTCCAACTGTTCCCCTTGTGAAATTGGGCACACATTTCAACAAG GTGAAGGACTTCTTGTCTAGGTTTGCTAGCATTCCTGATGTCCTTGAACTTGACCACTTGACAGTGTCAGGTGATGTGACATTTGGCAAAGAAGTCATACTCAGG GGAACAGTGATCATCATAGCAAATCATGGAGAACGGATAGACATTCCACCAGGTGCTATACTGGAAAACAAGATTGTCTCAGGCAACTTGAGAATTTTAGACCATTAG